CTGCGGCTGCTACAGTGTGGCCTTCATCACGTCGACAGGCTACATTGCGCCCCTGGTTGTACGACTCTGCCCTCAAGGCTGAGAAGCTGACCTCACCTGCCCATGGATGACCTGTGTCGCTTGTACGAAGTTGTCGGCCATTCGCCCACGCCAGCCATCCCACCACTTTCCCGTACCATGAGTGATTGGAGGTGTATGCTATGCTGGAGGGCCTCACGAACCGTAAGTCCCTATCCTGCATCTGTATCGGCATCTGCACATCTACGCACACGTCACCTTCCATCCGCACTTCGAATCTCATCAAAGTCATTTTCTGTACGGGTGCACACTTCCTTCGGCGCGGTCCATCGGCTCTCTTGTGGGTGAAACGATGCAAGGCAGGGAGTTGAAAACGGTGCAAGACGGGCAGACCTGACGAGGACAGGCGCCGTTTGCGTGGGCTATCTCTCCCCTGCTGTCCCCCAAAACCAGCTGGTGTACATCGACGCCACCGCGTCGGCGCTGCCCGCCTTCGCAACAAGCTCCACCGCTGTTGAGCTGGCTGGCCTGCATCTGGTTGCGTACCTGCGGGCGCAGGACCCCCCAGATTCTACGGTTATGATCCTCTGCGAATTACTACGGGCACTCCTGTCTCTCCAACAACCAGAGATCGCCGGTCTTGTCGTCAACCTGCTGGCGGAAAAGATTTGCGCCCTCATTTCGAGTGGCTTAACGCATTCGCTGCAGTTGCTCCCCTCTTGCCGTTGGCGTCTAGGGCAACGAGGGGGGCGAGGAGGCCACTGTAACTATCAAAAAAGCTGTAACAGCCTCGAATAGGCCACTCACACGTTGCAGCGGCCCCTAACCGCGCCCCACCCGGATCTGAGCGTCGCCAGCGGTTGACCCCCGTCCCCTTCCTGATCTCTCCTGCAGGTCTCTCCTGCTGCACCTTCGGATCCGCTGCTCCTCGAGGGCATGCCGGGGTACAGCATAGGCCTGGCTTCATCCCCTTCCtccgctcttgggccaaggctgttattacgtagcccctgcttgtaaatgtaccaccttacagtttggtggaggttctgggtagtctcctagtctcccaactggcaactacgaagccgtacacagcctccagcgccagcgatggcggcagaaaccaccacccaaggcCCCTCTCAGACTCAACCCACTGTCTGTCCCGGCgggctgcctcagcgtcaccccccgatattcagcgggactgacgaccaagacgtcgaggactggttgccAACTTActagagggtgagcgcagtcaacaaatgggactaTCGGACTtggctgaccaatgtcatattttacttgaccggcgtcgccagtctctggttccgcaatcacgaagcggagattcatagctgggcctcgttcaagaccactttttcggaaatcttcggccgccccgcggtacgcaagcTCTGCGCAGAACAGCGACTACGTGAACGCGCTAAACAAACCGGTGAAAAcgtcaccagttatattgaagacgttGTCGACTTGTGAAAGTGTATCAACCCGCCGATGCACGAGTCGAATAAGATCAAGCAAGtcctgaaaggaatagccgatgacgcatttcaatgttattggccaaagacccacaaagcgtcgcagatgttgtcagcttgtgccagagtcttgacgaattgcgcaagcaatgCGCCCAAACTCGACACCCCCTGGAACAGAACGACTTGATCGCGGCCTTGACTAtgggtgaccagaatgcactgttgattgagatcaagcagttcgtgcgtgaggaggtcgccagacaactctctattttatcgagcacgcccgagccagcacaggcacatctggccccagtcatacgacAAGTTATCCAGGAAGAGGGCACTGACACTTTGCGTCAGTGACCTCTGGGGTGCCCGGTGCCGCCATGAGAtactgcagccagtccaggagcctcactcgaacttcgccggagcctcactcgaacttccttttcgcgccgcaggcggcctcttacatatgataATGAGGCGGTGCATGATCTGGTTATCTCGAAACAGTTTCTAGAAAGTTGCCATCTCAAACTAACTTTACTTCTCAAGCAGAAAATCTGATCGCGATTTAATGACATTGTAAATGCTACTGCCAAATAACTTGATGGCAAAAGGTTATTAGCCTGGTGCATTAACTGACTTTTTCGACCTTTTTGGGGACACTACATTTATGTCCACGCAGTTCTGTAGACTAGCGCTACTGCAAGTACATTTGCATGCTATCGTCTCATTGGTTAGCATGGCTCAAAAGGAAATAACTTTTTCTTGTGAAACGAAGGAGACTGTCTGGCGTCCGCGTTCTTTGTGGAAATACAGTTAGATGCTGCAAAGGCAAGTGAATGAAGTTTTTTGCTAGGTACGCAAAAGTGAAAAAGTAAAAGTAGAAAAAGCAGGCACGTTGCGAGAccggaaaaagaagaagaaagaaaaagaaagaatgtgACGTCGTAGCAAGGGAATGCTTTATCCAGCTTTCGCCGAGAACTGGCGCGTCTACAGCTGGGGCTCTGGAGACCGCCACGACCTGCCATCGCTACTGCGAAAGTGGCTCGTAGCACCTAGGCCAGTTTCTCACTGGCAGTTCCAGCTCTGTCTTGTGCCACGGATCCGAGCGCAAGCTTCGACCCGTCGCCACTCATCAAACCCCAACCATAGGCCCAGCCACGAAGCTGACACTGCCCTGTTCGACGGCGCCACCATTTGTAAGGCACTGGCACGTGTTACAGGATCCATCTGATGACCAGAGCCATCCTGTGCCACGGCCGTCTGTATTAGCTTACTACAGCTAACGCCTGGGCAGTATTGTTCGTTTTATGTTATTTTGTATTGTGTTTTACTTGTGGCGTTCTTCATTGTATTGTGCGTACAACACATCCTTGTCTGTCTCCCACTGGCCGGAATGAATGACAGGTACCAAGAACGGAAAACAATGTTTTTGATTTTCTGAGTACATTGTTGCTGCTTCTTTATTATAAAACAGTCAGTTTCATGCCAACGTGTGTCTTCTTTTTCGGCATGTTATTTACAACCAaacctgctgctgctgttgctgatttCCCCAGCCGCCATAGCCCACTCCAGGGTAGCCATAACCGCCATAGGAGCCGGAACCAGGGTAGCCGTAACCACCATAGGAGCCGTAACCACCGTAGCTGGGACTTCCCCAACCCAGGCCATATCCAGAGCTGCCAGCACCGCCTGTAAATAGTCGCATAAAAAGTTTCTTCTAGTTGTTTAAAGCCCAAATAAAATGCGGCAATTACACTCGTACTGCTGAATACGATAATTGCCATTATATGTTTCGCCTGACGCCGAACGACACAGAATAAAAGGGAATAGTGGTGACCACCATCTGTTTCCTGGAAATGGGCATAGCCGAGAAGATTAAGGAACTTCAAGTATTGTCATGTATCAGCACCGAAAGCTGCGCAAGTTGGTACGTAATATACTTCTGATTTGTGCCGCGGTCATTATCCGTTCCACCAAGTGCCCAATCGCAAGTATAGCGGGAGAGCCTCTTAATTCGAGCTACTGTCGAACACTGTAATaagtcgaaaaagaaaaagaactgttACATAAAGACCACCCGAGGTTTAGGTGATAGCAATTCTCTAAATTCTGCAATTTCTCATGGAAACATTTACTTCTACTAAATATTGATTTTAAGAAAGACAATTCCGCTATAGGCTCACGATGCTGGCACacatgtaaataaataaacaaacgcGGGGAAACGCCTTTTATATGTCCACATACCGTTCAATACACCTTCGTTGTTCAATAGGTGCCTTCAGCATAAATTGAGATGCGAACAGAAACAGAACTGAC
This region of Dermacentor silvarum isolate Dsil-2018 chromosome 5, BIME_Dsil_1.4, whole genome shotgun sequence genomic DNA includes:
- the LOC119452807 gene encoding keratin-associated protein 19-2-like encodes the protein MARLLVVCVLAALACCVASFQQSVTSDAFNGGLGGSYGYGGAGSSGYGLGWGSPSYGGYGSYGGYGYPGSGSYGGYGYPGVGYGGWGNQQQQQQVWL